One region of Salvia miltiorrhiza cultivar Shanhuang (shh) chromosome 3, IMPLAD_Smil_shh, whole genome shotgun sequence genomic DNA includes:
- the LOC131017578 gene encoding F-box/kelch-repeat protein At3g23880-like, with protein sequence MEIAKSSRKTLHLPQEIIEEIQSRLPVKSLLRFRCVSKSWRSLIGRKRFIKTQHQNSMKNPSLPHRRVIIQKDLSANPVQCSLLSVLSEQTNTIPTSPLPNPTNTTSMRFLIMGSCNGLLCIHEKPSIGEQSRFHLWNPSTRISKKLPQISNCGYVTAVGFGWVESSDEYKVFVSFGNLDYDTRQTKSVCKVYSSKTKSWKTMEHCAYLYSCGVAGIFAGGKLYWKNEHEKVITFLDLKSEVFGRIEIPLGQEKYCIVGVLGGFLCALCYIDSSREVIRVWVMKEEAWKRVATFANLVELLQPTPLVVGPKGEILVNFGSILLVYDRQDNVFRCPMVNFLYSPRVYVESLVSPEDV encoded by the coding sequence ATGGAGATCGCAAAAAGTAGTCGAAAGACTCTCCATCTTCCCCAAGAAATCATCGAAGAAATTCAGTCAAGATTGCCGGTGAAATCACTCTTGAGATTCAGGTGCGTCTCGAAATCATGGCGGTCATTAATTGGCCGCAAACGCTTCATCAAAACCCAGCATCAAAATTCAATGAAAAACCCATCTTTACCCCATCGAAGGGTCATTATACAGAAGGATCTTTCTGCTAATCCTGTGCAATGTTCTCTGCTATCGGTTTTGAGCGAACAAACGAATACTATCCCTACATCTCCTCTACCCAATCCAACGAATACTACATCAATGCGATTTCTAATTATGGGGAGCTGTAATGGGTTGCTCTGCATTCATGAGAAACCAAGTATTGGGGAACAAAGTAGATTTCACTTGTGGAACCCATCCACTAGAATCTCCAAGAAACTGCCACAAATTTCTAATTGCGGCTATGTTACAGCTGTGGGGTTCGGTTGGGTTGAATCGAGTGATGAGTACAAGGTGTTTGTGAGTTTTGGTAATTTAGATTATGATACGCGGCAGACAAAATCAGTTTGTAAAGTTTATAGTTCAAAGacaaaatcatggaaaacaaTGGAGCACTGCGCGTATTTATATTCATGTGGTGTAGCGGGGATATTTGCAGGTGGGAAGCTTTACTGGAAGAACGAACATGAAAAAGTTATTACTTTCTTGGACTTGAAGAGTGAGGTGTTTGGAAGGATTGAGATTCCCCTCGGTCAAGAGAAGTACTGTATTGTGGGTGTGCTTGGTGGTTTCCTTTGTGCGCTATGTTATATTGACTCGTCTAGAGAAGTCATTCGAGTTTGGGTTATGAAGGAAGAAGCTTGGAAGAGAGTGGCGACGTTTGCTAATCTTGTTGAGCTTCTTCAACCAACACCATTGGTGGTGGGTCCAAAGGGCGAGATTTTGGTAAATTTTGGATCCATCTTGTTGGTTTACGATCGTCAGGATAATGTTTTCCGTTGCCCTATGGTTAATTTCCTTTACAGTCCACGTGTCTACGTTGAAAGTTTAGTCTCGCCAGAAGATGTATGA